From the Pseudorasbora parva isolate DD20220531a chromosome 2, ASM2467924v1, whole genome shotgun sequence genome, the window AATAAGTTACAATTTGTGCACATGAAATTCATTGACAACATGTTACAATCCAAGTACTGGACTGAAATGAACTTTGAACATCTGCTGTATGTTTTCACATCACATGAGTGATTGAATAAAAGAGAAACTGAAATTAGGTTGAGGAAGTTTTATTCGGAAACTGACAAGCTGTGCTGGTGTTCACCCATTAATGGAACCAGAAACAGTATCAACTACAGGTAAAACTCTACACGGATGAAGAATGTCATGTTAAAATTTaaaacacacactcgctcataaACACGTGTGCATACATTCGTTTCACACACACTTAGTAAACTTGCACATCAATACCTTAAGACAACGGTCTCCATGGTAATCAATGATTAACATACCCAAAGGAACTTAAATTTCCCACAGAGCAATTTACCTACCTATAcagatacatacatacatatatatatatctgatacacacactcacacatttcATTTAGATGACCAGAATATCAATAAAGACTTTGATCCATTTAAACTGTTTAATGAACATCTCAAAATCTTCATAAATAATCAGcagaaacaaaaaacaaaacagtaaaTCATTCTTTTTTACATTTAGGTCCTCAGCATCAGTGTCTCAATTTGAATGGTCCCAAAAGTgagaaaacaaaatgacagtTGATTTGTTCTTCAAATAAGAAtaaaattgacaaaataaaaGGATGACAAACAAGTGTAGCATAGGAGAAAGAGGGCGtctatttaaacacacacacaggacgaGAGCAATAGCTACACAGCGCATTTACAGGGGAACACACATCAGGCTACTATACACGGAGAGGAGGTTCAATCACACATTCACTTGCAAACAGCACACTCACgatacacacatgcacgcaaaaaaaaaaaaaaaaatcctctcaTATCGTTTTGGATAGTGAAATTACTCAATGTGTGTCATTAGGaggatgtttgtgtgtgtgtgtgtgtgtttgttcatgtGTAAGAGAGGATAAGAGCAATGATTAACCCTTAGTGGACAGGATAAGAGCAACAATTAGCCCGTAAAGCCCCAGAACCTCAGCGAAAATGAGGATGAGGATCATTCCCACAAATAAACGAGGCTGCTGGGCTGTGCCCCTCACTCCTGCGTCACCCACGATACCTATGGCGAAGCCAGCCGCAAGACCACTCAGACCGACGCTCAGCCCGGCACCAAGGTACAAGAAACTCCTAAAGAGAGAAACACATTTGAATAGtgttatttctttttttgtaacaACACTTTTTACATTATGAAGACAAAACAGACAATTTTGAAATGTAGTAATTGGGAATTTTCCCCATTACatacaaataatacaataaattgtaattaaaatcaatatcaataataataaaagaacaGTTTTACACTGCCACATACAGGTGTAGCctctttaattatttatatactctCACTACCTATTATTTCTAATATAATTTATCTTTTTTACAACAATGTCATGTCAAAAAGTACAGACAATTAAATGTGGACAGCAATGAagattttttacataaaaatagctttaaagggttaattcacccaaaaattaaattggtctcattaatgactctccctaatgttgtcccacacccgtaagacttccgtttatcttcagaacacagtttaagatattttagatttagtccgagagcatatgcagtctatgcacactatactgtccatgtccagaaagggaataaaaacatcatcaaagtagtccatatgtgacatcagttagttcattagaatctcttgaagcatcgaaaatacattttggtccaaaaataacaaaaactacgactttattcagcattgtcttctcttctgggtttgttttcaatcctcaaataaagatttgaacagtTATAAATCAgtagattgattcatgattcggattgccaatgtcacgtgatttcagcagtttgacacgcaatctgaatcatgaatcaatcagGCTGATTCATAacattcaaatctttatttgaggattgaaaacaaaccagtatgaaaagacaatgctgaataaagtcgtagttgtttttatttttggaccaaaatgtatttttttcgatgcttcaagagattctaattaactaactgatgtcccatatggactactttgatgatgtttttattccctttctggacatggacagtatagtgtgcatacactttcatgaaggaacagaaaagctcttggactgtgttccgaagatgaatggaggtcttacggtgtggaatgacattagggtcattaatgacatacattttttgggtgaactaaccctttaatatagtCTTTACTGTTACAAAAAGTAACAAAAGTGATTCAGTCAAGATTTTctctcttttgttgtttgattaacattaatgacacagAGGACAgctggtttattaggctgctgtgaCTAAGaacgaatgcacggatccaatatactgttacacatgcgtATTCCATCTTTCTGATATCACGCGCATGTAGCAAAATGAGTTCTCTTCAGCTTCTTACTGCACTTCAATGGAAGAAAATCACTCATTTGTAATGCAATGCTTTAAAACTGCTTTACGTTTAGTGACCATGCAGCACAGCAATGTAACGTGAGCGTACTGGTTGACTGATTTCTACTGGTATATAGCCCACTCCAAGTTTATATGCTCACTATTAattctaatatattttttatttgtcaaaCATTAAGACGACAATACAATGTAGACAGTCATTTGGATTTTCCATTACaaccaaatataaaatatataaataataatttacaaaaatgaACAATATCCTTACACCTCCATGTACAGAAACTTTAATAGCCTCTTTAATTGTTTATATACTCTGATTTCCTAtcaattttacatatatttagaTTATTCTATAATTAGACTTGTGGTATGAAACATGGTATGAATTAGAACTCAGCCACCAATAAAATATGAACTATTTTTTGTTTCCGAGGAAGTTGAGAGTGACTTGTAGGAAAATCAGACAAAAGACACACGAGGTGAGTGACTCACTTGTATAGGGAGACTGTGGGAGAGATGTTGTTGGCAATGAGTACAGCCACCACCAGGCCGTAAATGGCAATGATACCCGCCATGACCACGGGAATGATGGATTTCATGATCAGCTCCGGCCGCATCACTGACATGGCAGCAATGCCTGTGCCGCTCTTGGCTGTCCCATATGCAGCCCCCAATGCTAAAAAGAGAGAAGAGGACACGTTAAATTAACACATTACAGGAGACAAAAAGAGTTAGAACAAGCACTTATGATGGGTAAAAGTTCAATGAATAAAGGACAAGGTAAAGTTGTGGGTTGGAGCAAATACCCAACCAATGAACATAATTAAAACACGTGTCTTAAATATCAACCCCCATAATACACACTAGCTGTTCCATGAATAAACTCTGTATAATGTTAAGGAAAAACAACAGGCAAAACAATTGTTTTTTCACGCACCGGTCAATGTTGAGATTTGGAGCTATTTTGCACTTCAGTAACACTTACACCACACTTCAGAATTTATTCGGAATTTATTCTTAACTATATTCGCACGTTTTTTAACAAGGGGTTTGTTTAAATGTCATTCACAAAATTTATATAACACTTTCTTTCCTAAAAGCATGATatctttaattatttttaacctGCCGTTATCCAATGTTCAGATTTTTGTTCAAGAAATGTTTGCAACGCCATGCTTATTTAATTggattatattttacatttctgtttaaacaacacaaaacattaACACAAAACCATTCAATTTCGTGACTAATTAACTGTAAGTATGGTGTATTGCTTTAAAGGTTTAAAAAGGCAAGGTCAGAAGAAACAGTGGCCAAGTCTTGTCGCTTTTTAGTCACATGACTGACTACAGCATCGAGTCCCCTTGGTTTGTGTGAAGCAGACGAGGAGGTGCGTCAATTTTATTTGGATTTATTTCGGGATCGAGGCACAGAGTGTGCTGAGACAGCACCTTAATCTAAAATACTAATTGTAATGGCTGTCATTTGAGTAACGTTGCAGAAAATAAGTGTGGCTCTGAGATACAGTTAAACTGACATGGATGTTTTTGTCTGGGCGTGTAGTTTAAAAAGAGACTGTCGCATTAGATAAGAGCAAACCTATTTGTGTTAATTAAGTAATGCATTTCGTCTTGACTGGGGGAAAAATTAAAATCAATGACACTAAATCGGTTAGACAACGCTACTGTTACAGTCTACTCTAGACCAATATACTGAGTCTATGAGATTTTAAGAGTATTAgaataacaaacaaacaaaaaaatctgtcGTGCTTAGATGACATTAAATACATGACGCCCTTGCGCAAACATTACAACAGGAGACTAGGCTCGTGCGAAACGACAGCGTCTTAAGTTTTCCACGCAGGGATCGGTGAAACGTGACAATGAAGGAAATAATGAAacgaaataaataatttataagcaTTACGTCAACTGAGACGTCATGTGCCGTGATGGAAACCTTCGCATCCCTTCTCCTACTACAGGTACACGGCTCAGCGAGCCGCAACACTGTGCCGTTCACAGCCACGCGATCGATACCAAGCGATCATCCAATGTACTCTGGCTTTTTGTTTAATAAACCACTCAAAGTGAGGGACAGTGAATTTAAGGTTAAAATGACGCGTCTCTTACCACTGAACACCATTGCTGCTGAGGCACCCATCACTGCGAAGAAGGGTGAGTATTCGGGACTCGAGGCGGACATTCTTCTGGCGCGTTCAAGACACTAAAACTAAAGACAGAAAGTGAGGAAGGCTTCAGTCTGAGAGGTTAAGGTTCCAAAGAAGGTCTATTCCAGGTTGGCAGGTCTTGCAAGAGCAGGAGAGCAGCTCAAAGGATGGTCACGAATCCGACAGAACGCTGGTCGCCGGTGGAGAGGAAGAAAATGGCGAAATGGAGAGTGTCACCTGATCAACCATGAGTGCAGGGTCCATTTCCGCTTCTCTAGGGATGACTTATGAATACGCAATACATTTCTTTTTAGGATTTTGAAATGACAGACCGTCACGAGATCGCAGAGAGGACTATCAACGTGTCAGTATAATTAAATGCACATTAGTAGTTTTGTGTGAGCATTCGGTGGTTTTGACACTTGAACTGTACCCCTTTTTATAGGCATTGTGGTATGTTCCATTGCAGGCTTCCACTATGATAACGTGAACGCAATCCAAGATCATAGAAGGATCATATAGGCCTGTAAACCAGTTGTTTATCTGGTTGAACTTGTTTAAATCTTTCAAAACCATAAGATATTAGCCACAAATTGTATGGACAAGTTACAACATTTTATCAACCATTTTAAGGATAAAGTTTTGAAACTACAACAACATAGGCTATTCTGCTCAAATAAGTTTTCTGAAtgcatttactatatatatttgcAGACCACCATTAATGACACTAAAAAAAGTTTACTGAAGCATTTAAATGTCGATGAATGTTGAAGTAACACTATTTTAACATTGTCAGTGGACAGTGCATGAGGTAGGCTACATTGTCATGTGCCTAGTCTCATGACTTCTAGGCTTGGAGCtggagagtccagagaggaaGTAACAATGTTACTCACTCTCAAGCACAGACATGAGCAGACAAAGTATACTATAATATTAAAACAGATGTAGCTGTAATGCGTGTAATGTGTGTGAACAAACTGTTCTGTAGCTAATGTGTGTGAACTTCCCTCTTAGTTGTCTCATTTTTGATGTGAACCGAAATACTAAAAGTTATACTATGTATTCCCTTGATATTCCTTCCTTTGCATGATAGCTGCTGGTGACAGTCACCTGAGATTATATTACTTACATTTCCACAGTTGTAGTTACAATAAAACCTCTTCAGATAAAGAAGAATGAATAGTAAGCAAAATAATTTTCTTCTATTGAATGAAAAAGAAACAGTGTATCTATAGGCCTAATCATATACAAGAGAGACATTGCCAGGTGCTTTGTGGGAAAATGTGAAAAAGTTTCTGGGCAATATTTTAGCCATACTGCATTTTATCTATAGATATTATCACCTCAGTTGATTATATTGTTCAATATGCTTCCCTAATGCAATAACTGCTTGACATTCATCTCACTGTGTTCGTTGACTTTAATGGTAACAAGAACAATAGCCATTTAATAAACACATGTAACAAACCCGCagaaattaaaactaaatacaataaataaatacatctaaAAATAAAGGCATCTGGAAATAAAtcaatctaaaaataaattaatgcatACATAaacaaatctaaaaataaacacataaatataaaaattaattaacaaatacaattaattacagatttataaaagcagaacattttaaattaagggCATAAATTAacaatgcaaaaataaatgtaattagttgtttattcctttattttcctatcattatatttatttatctatttattcagatatacatttattcatttgtttatttttaatttctacAGGTTTGGTCCTCCATGAACATGACATGACAAAACACTTAATAAACTAAAGAAATTAAATGTCATACACAATATAGACAATAGTTTATAAACTAGATAAATATAGTATTCGTGATTTTGTTCAGACAGTGAAGAAAAGTATACATATTTAGAAGCGTAGGCTGATTTGAAGGAGGAAGTATATTTTATATAGCTGCATATATTTTAGGATGAAAGGATGGCTGAGAATGCTCATTGGGCGGGTTAATAAAAGTCCGATGGCTCCATTGGATGTCGCTGTAATTCTTCATAATTTCGTTTCGTTGTCTACGTGGCAGTGACTCATCGGGAGTCCGGTACTGCTCTCTGTTGGTAATCTGTATCCAGCATATCTGAAAACCAACCAAATCACCTGATATGTCTTCGTTTTGGTGTCGCCATGGTCTCGTTTTGAGCACGGATGAcctgttttaatgttttaatcgtgTTATATTTATAGATATACAGATATATTACAAATGCATTTTCTCAAAACAACTGTAGGGGGCAcccggatttgaaccggggacctcttgatctgcagtcaaatgctctaccactgagctataccccctcgCATTATGAGATTgagtttaattaattatatagcctataaccatataaatatgcaatgcaatagcTAAATATTCATAATgcaaattaatgttttaataataattccGTATGTCAATCATGTTTATCTATTTAATAGCTACATCACGACACGTTAATAATTCTACACATTAGGCCGTTTCATCTCCACAAAGGCTCTTTATTCTGAAAATTGATCGGTCATTTTTGAACATTTATTGACATAAAATACATGCATTTGAAAATAGTGTTGTTAACTCTACTATACTGAGTTTgtaaatgggggggggggggggtatattTTAATACTGTCTTCTAAATCAAAAGTAGAAGGAAAACCATCAGTCTTGCGTAGGTTTTGTTTGTGCCAGGTGCTATCCTGTAGGAACAGTGTTTGTATGACAGAGAGATGAGAAGGAAGTGTGAAGTCTCATGTTGTAAGTGTATCCTGCGTCCTCCAGTGAATTCACGTTATAGCTCTTCCCCATCTCAGAATCCAGTGACATGATCCCACAAACACAGGAGCTTCTTCCTGTAAGGTGCAACAATATACAGCGCATCGCTATTATTGTGAGGAGGCCTAGGcctaatatttataaaaaataaaataaaaacaccccaCCGTTAGTCGATTGtgcaatttaatttgatttactATAAGTATACAATTTTAATATCAAGCtacattttaacattataattgtttatttgtattttaacataatttaactaTAACATGCCTTGATATGATCTGGTCCGTAATCACAATTACCAAGAGCAGCTAGTATAAACAGCACAAAGAGTGTTGTTTTTCCTTTATAATGTGTAAAAACACAATTTGCTAAAATCAATCGCCAACCTTTGTGTTCCTTGCCGAGGACGTGAATCACGCATCCGCTGCCTCGGTCAGAGCATGTAGATGATGTAGGACAGGAACATAAGGCCGATGATGGCGAAGAACATCAATATCAAGATGTCCAGCATGATGTTTGCAAAGCAGCGAGTCCAAAAGATGCGGAGGATGATGAGTCAACCCCTAGCAGCGATAAGGGCTGTTCCGCTGTGGACTGAGACCCTCCCCGCCAGCTGTGAACACCACACTGTCCTCCCTTCTAGAAAGATAACAGCGGCCAAGCGCTGAAAGTCGAATTTATAACGCGCATCCTCTTCTGACTAGTGCAAAATTACCTCATTAGAACCAAACGAGTCTGTAAGGGGTTTGTTTATCAGGATTAAGAGATTAAATGGCAGGTAATTATTACATGTGAAAGTTGAGTGGGATGTGTCTGGTTCTGTTGAGTTTTGACTTCAAATGCATGTTTAGATTCACACAAGGTGAACCATGACATGGGGGCAAGTATTGAGTTAACACTTtcaagtttttttgtgtgtgtgccatAGGTGTCACATTTCCCCCCCACCTTTTAGTTCCTTTTCAATATCCTTCccgtttatttttgggtgatttGTCATTCAGTAATGACCATTACTAATAGTGAGATGTTATACATACTATCATAGATTTTCCAACAGAGTGTGTAAAAGAACAA encodes:
- the atp6v0ca gene encoding ATPase H+ transporting V0 subunit ca, translated to MSASSPEYSPFFAVMGASAAMVFSALGAAYGTAKSGTGIAAMSVMRPELIMKSIIPVVMAGIIAIYGLVVAVLIANNISPTVSLYKSFLYLGAGLSVGLSGLAAGFAIGIVGDAGVRGTAQQPRLFVGMILILIFAEVLGLYGLIVALILSTKG